The DNA region GAAATACGGCTGGTGTTTTAAATACAGAAGAAAAAATAAGACGCTCTGCGTGTTGTTTCCAGAATCGAAAGCATTCACTGTTCTTGTGACTCTGGGAAAGAAGGAAATCGCGCAATTCGAGGAACGTTGTCATGATTTTAATGAAGGTACCCTAATGCTGTTTACTTCGGCACATCAGTA from candidate division WOR-3 bacterium includes:
- a CDS encoding DUF3788 domain-containing protein; its protein translation is KYGWCFKYRRKNKTLCVLFPESKAFTVLVTLGKKEIAQFEERCHDFNEGTLMLFTSAHQYHDGKWLYKRVLNKSDLRDVISLVRIKRKEKKGMLSHEAYRSHE